A single genomic interval of Nocardioides nitrophenolicus harbors:
- a CDS encoding APC family permease: MSELHQVASAGRYEQELARSLTMRENILITLSSVTPASSVFIIVPAILLGVGGASVLTLGLAALAAVLVGVCYAELSATYPVTGGEYTWTARLLGRPLGFGTFMLTMVNGILIIAVIALGTGDYLSAAWSALDGVWVGVVVIVATTAVAALDIRTNAWVTGVFLATELLALVVLTVLGFLNPERGPGAFLSAQAAGDHGLETVGVAAIIALLPVALFAFNGYGAAVYYVEETKDADRTIGRVILVSLVVTALVEIVPLAAAVIGAPSMEALLGSDAPMNYFLLERGGSALNTAVSVGVALAIVNAVIAVIIQIARLVYASARDRSWPGPVDDVLGRIHPRFRSPVNATLLVGALSALTAAFIPLTWLITATGASVALVYLVVGACALRLRRAGRAMSRGYRMPLWPLPPVLLVAGMLYVCAEVGRDAPSQLVIGLVTVGIGVAYYFGFIHPRRGDRWTLPDPVVEAEGEGAS; this comes from the coding sequence ATGTCCGAGCTGCACCAGGTCGCCTCCGCCGGCCGCTACGAGCAGGAGCTCGCGCGCTCGCTGACGATGCGCGAGAACATCCTCATCACGCTCTCGTCGGTGACGCCGGCGTCCAGCGTCTTCATCATCGTCCCGGCGATCCTGCTGGGCGTCGGCGGCGCCTCGGTGCTCACCCTCGGGCTCGCGGCGCTGGCCGCCGTGCTCGTCGGCGTCTGCTACGCCGAGCTGTCGGCGACGTACCCGGTCACGGGCGGTGAGTACACCTGGACCGCGCGGCTGCTCGGCCGTCCGCTCGGGTTCGGCACCTTCATGCTGACCATGGTCAACGGGATCCTGATCATCGCCGTGATCGCGCTCGGCACCGGCGACTACCTCAGCGCCGCCTGGTCGGCGCTCGACGGGGTCTGGGTCGGGGTCGTGGTGATCGTGGCGACGACCGCCGTCGCGGCGCTCGACATCCGCACCAACGCGTGGGTGACCGGCGTCTTCCTCGCGACCGAGCTGCTCGCGCTCGTCGTCCTGACCGTGCTCGGCTTCCTGAACCCCGAGCGCGGTCCCGGTGCCTTCCTCTCCGCGCAGGCCGCGGGCGACCACGGCCTCGAGACCGTCGGCGTCGCCGCGATCATCGCGCTGCTGCCGGTCGCGCTGTTCGCCTTCAACGGGTACGGCGCCGCCGTCTACTACGTCGAGGAGACCAAGGACGCCGACCGCACCATCGGCCGCGTCATCCTGGTCTCGCTGGTCGTCACCGCCCTCGTCGAGATCGTCCCGCTCGCCGCCGCCGTCATCGGCGCCCCCAGCATGGAGGCGCTGCTCGGGAGCGACGCCCCGATGAACTACTTCCTCCTCGAGCGCGGTGGCTCGGCGCTCAACACCGCGGTGAGCGTCGGCGTCGCGCTGGCCATCGTGAACGCCGTCATCGCCGTGATCATCCAGATCGCCCGCCTGGTCTACGCCTCGGCCCGCGACCGCTCCTGGCCCGGCCCGGTCGACGACGTGCTCGGCCGGATCCATCCGCGCTTCCGCTCGCCCGTCAACGCCACCCTCCTGGTCGGCGCACTCTCCGCGCTCACCGCCGCCTTCATCCCGCTGACCTGGCTGATCACGGCCACCGGCGCCTCCGTCGCCCTCGTCTACCTCGTCGTCGGCGCCTGCGCCCTGCGGCTGCGGCGCGCCGGCCGCGCGATGTCGCGTGGCTACCGGATGCCGCTGTGGCCGCTCCCTCCGGTGCTGCTCGTCGCCGGGATGCTGTACGTCTGCGCCGAGGTCGGGCGGGACGCGCCCTCGCAGCTGGTCATCGGCCTGGTCACGGTCGGGATCGGGGTGGCGTACTACTTCGGGTTCATCCACCCGCGACGTGGCGACCGGTGGACGCTGCCGGACCCGGTGGTGGAGGCTGAGGGCGAGGGGGCTTCCTGA
- a CDS encoding GNAT family N-acetyltransferase has translation MLPDHLPRIEHPPVRLRAFEARDAALVASVADDPLIPLVTTVPTSGSAADARAYLQRQHDRLRAGQGYSFAIADVVTDEAVGQIGLWTAEIAAGRATTGYWVAGAHRRQGYAGAALAALTDWALSLPEVERLQLHVEPWNDGSWRAAERCGYQREGLLRAWERVGSDRRDMYVYSVVPGT, from the coding sequence ATGCTGCCCGACCACCTCCCACGCATCGAGCACCCGCCGGTGCGGCTGCGGGCGTTCGAGGCCCGCGACGCCGCGCTGGTGGCGTCGGTCGCCGACGACCCGTTGATCCCGCTGGTCACGACGGTGCCCACCTCGGGTTCCGCCGCGGACGCCCGGGCCTACCTCCAGCGCCAGCACGACCGGCTCCGCGCCGGGCAGGGCTACTCCTTCGCGATCGCCGACGTGGTGACCGACGAGGCCGTGGGACAGATCGGGCTGTGGACCGCGGAGATCGCGGCCGGCCGGGCGACGACGGGCTACTGGGTCGCGGGCGCCCACCGCCGCCAGGGGTACGCCGGAGCGGCGCTCGCCGCGCTCACCGACTGGGCGCTCTCCCTGCCGGAGGTCGAGCGCCTGCAGCTCCACGTCGAGCCGTGGAACGACGGCTCGTGGCGGGCGGCCGAGCGGTGCGGCTACCAGCGCGAGGGACTGCTGCGCGCGTGGGAGCGGGTGGGCTCGGACCGGCGTGACATGTACGTCTACAGCGTCGTCCCGGGCACCTAG
- a CDS encoding ABC transporter permease, with product MTSLHLRRLARYPLIPVIVVMAIGFELATGSFVGSQNLLGIATDSATLAIVAVPSALLVISGYLDLSVGSTYALGAVAAGWLASEHGGGLLTCVLLSLLAGLAVGAVNGFLCCVVGLSPFIVTLGTLTAVRGLAQQFAPLPLTGFGDSFAWLGGAKVAGLPSPVVIALVVVLVAGAILALTPVGRHIYAIGVSREAAYLSGVRVRTVPFALFLATGACAALAGAIKASVLGAVQSGTAGTGFELAVLTAVLVGGVALTGGSGTLFGVVLGVAFLGILQNGLTLVGVPTFWQQVAQGLALVVAAGLAYLAPRLEALAAVRPPTLRRAAPATT from the coding sequence ATGACCTCCCTCCACCTGCGCCGGCTCGCGCGCTACCCGCTGATCCCGGTCATCGTCGTGATGGCGATCGGCTTCGAGCTCGCGACCGGCAGCTTCGTCGGCAGCCAGAACCTGCTCGGCATCGCCACCGACAGCGCGACCCTCGCGATCGTCGCCGTCCCCTCCGCGCTGCTCGTGATCAGCGGCTATCTCGACCTGTCGGTCGGCTCGACGTACGCGCTCGGCGCGGTGGCCGCCGGCTGGCTCGCCTCCGAGCACGGCGGCGGCCTGCTCACCTGCGTGCTGCTCTCCCTGCTGGCCGGGCTGGCGGTGGGCGCGGTGAACGGCTTCCTGTGCTGCGTCGTCGGACTCTCGCCGTTCATCGTCACGCTCGGCACCCTCACCGCCGTCCGGGGGCTCGCGCAGCAGTTCGCGCCGCTGCCCCTGACCGGCTTCGGCGACTCCTTCGCCTGGCTCGGTGGGGCGAAGGTCGCGGGCCTGCCGTCGCCCGTCGTGATCGCCCTGGTCGTGGTGCTCGTCGCCGGGGCGATCCTCGCGCTCACCCCGGTGGGGCGGCACATCTACGCGATCGGCGTCTCCCGTGAGGCGGCGTACCTGTCCGGCGTCCGGGTCCGCACCGTGCCCTTCGCGCTGTTCCTCGCCACCGGGGCCTGCGCGGCACTCGCCGGTGCGATCAAGGCATCGGTGCTCGGCGCCGTGCAGTCCGGTACGGCGGGCACCGGGTTCGAGCTCGCCGTGCTGACCGCGGTCCTGGTCGGCGGGGTCGCCCTCACCGGCGGGTCCGGAACACTGTTCGGGGTGGTGCTGGGAGTCGCCTTCCTCGGCATCCTGCAGAACGGGCTGACCCTGGTCGGCGTGCCCACCTTCTGGCAGCAGGTCGCCCAGGGTCTCGCGCTCGTCGTCGCCGCCGGGCTGGCCTACCTCGCACCGCGCCTGGAGGCGCTGGCCGCGGTGCGGCCGCCGACGCTCCGGCGAGCGGCGCCGGCCACGACCTGA
- a CDS encoding helix-turn-helix transcriptional regulator: MDLVSASGAVAIGALADPTRRALYDYVARQPDAVGRDATSAALGIAKHTVSFHLDRLAEEGLLEVEFRRLSGRSGPGAGRPSKLYRRSAREFAVTLPPRRYDLVGDILAAAVGRAGAGEDLDAALAAAAHAEGQAVGGAAAGAAGAAGVAARPGLPDLASVLAGQGYEPAVTPGSVCLANCPFDALAQKHTALVCGLNRSFVQGVADGLGCAGVTAHLEPDPPHCCVTVRADGHAAPSGE; encoded by the coding sequence GTGGACCTGGTGAGCGCCTCCGGCGCCGTCGCGATCGGCGCGCTCGCCGACCCGACCCGGCGCGCGCTCTACGACTACGTCGCCCGCCAGCCCGACGCCGTCGGCCGCGACGCCACCTCCGCCGCACTCGGCATCGCCAAGCACACGGTGAGCTTCCACCTCGACCGGCTGGCCGAGGAGGGCCTGCTGGAGGTGGAGTTCCGCCGGCTCAGCGGGCGCAGCGGGCCGGGCGCCGGCCGGCCCAGCAAGCTCTACCGGCGCTCGGCCCGCGAGTTCGCGGTCACCCTGCCGCCCCGCCGCTACGACCTGGTCGGCGACATCCTCGCCGCCGCGGTCGGTCGGGCCGGCGCCGGTGAGGACCTCGACGCCGCGCTCGCGGCCGCGGCGCACGCCGAGGGACAGGCCGTCGGCGGCGCGGCCGCCGGTGCCGCCGGTGCCGCCGGGGTCGCCGCTCGCCCGGGACTGCCCGACCTGGCCTCGGTGCTGGCCGGCCAGGGCTACGAGCCTGCCGTCACCCCCGGCTCGGTGTGCCTGGCGAACTGCCCGTTCGACGCGCTCGCCCAGAAGCACACCGCCCTGGTCTGCGGCCTCAACCGGTCGTTCGTCCAGGGCGTGGCCGACGGCCTCGGCTGCGCCGGGGTCACCGCCCACCTCGAGCCCGATCCCCCGCACTGCTGCGTGACCGTGCGGGCCGATGGACACGCAGCCCCGAGCGGAGAATGA
- a CDS encoding class I SAM-dependent methyltransferase: protein MFEVADAYISFMGRFSTPLAPLFADLGLAGVAPTSAVLDVGCGPGMLTAELVRRQGAAQVSAVDPVGSFVTAAAAAHPGAVVRQASAESLPFPDDSFDATLAQLVVHFMTDPAAGIGEMRRVTRPGGRVSACVWDHGGGTGPLSAFWDAVRVVAPTVPDESSLPGSNAGDLAALLVATGLHEVTEVPLTVAVTFASFDAWWEPYTFGVGTAGVAFDALSPEQQVRVVELLQAELGDGPFTMSATAWAATGVR from the coding sequence ATGTTCGAGGTGGCAGACGCCTACATCAGCTTCATGGGCCGGTTCTCCACTCCCCTGGCCCCGCTCTTCGCCGACCTGGGCCTGGCCGGGGTCGCTCCGACGTCGGCCGTGCTCGACGTCGGCTGCGGTCCCGGGATGCTGACCGCCGAGCTGGTCCGCCGGCAGGGAGCCGCCCAGGTCAGTGCCGTCGACCCGGTCGGGAGCTTCGTGACCGCCGCCGCTGCCGCGCACCCCGGCGCCGTCGTACGCCAGGCGTCGGCGGAGTCCCTCCCCTTCCCCGACGATTCCTTCGACGCCACCCTCGCCCAGCTCGTCGTGCACTTCATGACCGACCCGGCGGCCGGCATCGGCGAGATGCGGCGGGTCACCCGCCCCGGCGGACGCGTGAGTGCGTGCGTCTGGGACCACGGTGGCGGCACCGGCCCGCTCTCGGCCTTCTGGGACGCGGTCCGCGTCGTCGCCCCCACCGTCCCCGACGAGTCCTCGCTCCCCGGCTCCAACGCCGGCGACCTCGCCGCGCTGCTGGTGGCGACCGGGCTGCACGAGGTCACCGAGGTCCCGCTCACCGTCGCCGTCACCTTCGCCTCCTTCGACGCCTGGTGGGAGCCCTACACCTTCGGCGTCGGCACCGCCGGCGTCGCCTTCGACGCACTGTCCCCCGAGCAGCAGGTGCGGGTGGTCGAGCTGCTGCAGGCCGAGCTCGGCGACGGGCCGTTCACCATGTCGGCCACCGCGTGGGCGGCGACCGGTGTCCGCTGA
- a CDS encoding BTAD domain-containing putative transcriptional regulator, protein MPDRGDVVPLRLLGPIEVLDQAGASVDIGSPRHRETLAALAVDAGRVVSTDTLLDRVWGESARGGTLANLQAVISRLRTRLREAGVPAEIATVPPGYRLDLPAGALDTAQLATGIEAARTALAAADPEAARDRLSEALGWWRGEPLADVPQPFARTEALRLEGLRLTGEELAAELDLSAGQAASAVARLTGLARQHPLRESVRGQLMRALYLAGRQADALAEYADLRAQLVEELGVDPGPAVQRLHQQILEQDPALRPVPAAPVAAPAPGSARPGRPPRPSAVPSTDLLGPLIGRERDVAHLVDVLRSPTSRLVTVTGVGGCGKTRLALAVARAAEPAFADGVSVVPLAPLHDPSAVIPAIARSVGVAEGGDPFTALLDLLRDQHRLLLLDNAEHLLDAWPEVATLAAACPELRILVTSRTPLRVRGEVLFPLTPLDLPAAAELFVTRAAATGLAATGRLLDPDDPVIGQLCQRLAGIPLAIELAAARVRVLPPDAILARLDEVLAAEGARDLPPRQRTMHAAIDWSFALLSPVEQAAFPRLAVFSGGFGIDAAAAVLADLVGPADVLALLESLVDQSLLVVTPGPRFRLLEPVAQYAATRLSPSAERTARDAHLRFFGALASAREPSLRGEGTVETLAEIELEHANLVAAVEWSLASGQADLGGWLGWHLWLFWWIRGALREGRRLMQAVLAHDVPDPVRVRAGAVVGALAFAQGDHADAEAIWTRSADLARRTGDLEGLPYAHGGIGLVALARDDADLAATVIGETITLCEDAGLAGEWLWTLSHVWLGTVELLRGDAEGAGQLVDQAVAAARRRHDPLAVYIGLFTAIQVSMAQGEPDRARRQIAEGVLLSHATGDHANLAYLLDALAVVESLSGTEDALARVGVLRGAAAQLRAGTGGNVYGYYRPDETLIQQAGEVARAARGAATYDADVAAGWALDVDQMVALATG, encoded by the coding sequence GTGCCAGACCGTGGGGACGTCGTACCGCTGCGCCTGCTCGGCCCGATCGAGGTGCTCGACCAGGCGGGCGCGAGCGTCGACATCGGCTCCCCGCGCCACCGCGAGACGTTGGCCGCACTGGCCGTCGACGCGGGCCGGGTGGTCTCGACCGACACCCTGCTCGACCGGGTCTGGGGCGAGAGCGCCCGTGGCGGCACTCTCGCCAACCTGCAGGCGGTCATCTCCCGGCTCCGCACCCGGCTGCGCGAGGCGGGCGTGCCGGCCGAGATCGCGACGGTCCCGCCCGGCTACCGGCTCGACCTGCCCGCCGGCGCACTCGACACCGCCCAGCTCGCGACCGGCATCGAGGCCGCCCGGACCGCGCTCGCGGCCGCGGACCCGGAGGCCGCGCGCGACCGGCTGAGCGAGGCACTCGGATGGTGGCGCGGCGAGCCGCTGGCCGACGTACCGCAGCCGTTCGCGCGCACCGAGGCGCTGCGCCTCGAAGGCCTGCGGCTCACCGGCGAGGAGCTGGCCGCCGAGCTCGACCTGAGCGCGGGCCAGGCCGCGTCGGCGGTCGCCCGGCTGACCGGACTGGCCCGGCAGCACCCGCTGCGGGAGTCGGTGCGCGGGCAGCTGATGCGAGCGCTCTACCTGGCGGGCCGGCAGGCCGACGCGCTGGCGGAGTACGCCGACCTGCGGGCACAGCTCGTGGAGGAGCTCGGCGTCGACCCGGGGCCGGCGGTGCAGCGGCTGCACCAGCAGATCCTCGAGCAGGATCCCGCGCTCCGGCCGGTCCCGGCGGCGCCCGTCGCCGCACCCGCTCCCGGATCGGCCCGGCCGGGCCGGCCCCCGCGCCCCAGCGCGGTGCCGTCGACCGACCTGCTCGGCCCGCTGATCGGCCGCGAGCGCGACGTCGCCCACCTGGTCGACGTCCTGCGCTCGCCGACCTCGCGGCTGGTGACGGTCACCGGCGTCGGCGGCTGCGGCAAGACCCGGCTCGCGCTGGCCGTGGCCAGGGCGGCCGAGCCGGCGTTCGCCGACGGCGTCAGCGTGGTTCCACTCGCGCCGCTGCACGACCCGTCGGCGGTGATCCCCGCGATCGCCCGATCGGTCGGCGTCGCCGAGGGCGGCGACCCGTTCACCGCCCTGCTCGACCTGCTCCGCGACCAGCACCGGCTGCTGCTCCTCGACAACGCCGAGCACCTCCTCGACGCGTGGCCCGAGGTCGCCACCCTCGCCGCCGCCTGCCCGGAGCTGCGGATCCTGGTGACCAGCCGGACCCCGCTGCGGGTCCGCGGCGAGGTGCTCTTCCCGCTCACCCCGCTCGACCTGCCCGCGGCCGCCGAGCTGTTCGTGACGCGCGCGGCCGCGACCGGGCTGGCCGCGACCGGCAGGCTCCTCGACCCGGACGACCCGGTGATCGGGCAGCTCTGCCAGCGGCTCGCGGGGATCCCGTTGGCGATCGAGCTGGCCGCGGCCCGGGTCCGGGTGCTCCCGCCCGACGCGATCCTCGCTCGGCTCGACGAGGTGCTGGCGGCGGAGGGCGCCCGCGACCTGCCGCCCCGCCAGCGCACCATGCACGCGGCGATCGACTGGAGCTTCGCACTGCTCTCCCCCGTCGAACAGGCCGCCTTCCCCCGGCTCGCGGTGTTCAGCGGTGGCTTCGGCATCGACGCGGCGGCGGCCGTCCTCGCCGACCTGGTGGGGCCGGCCGACGTGCTCGCGCTGCTCGAGTCGCTCGTCGACCAGTCACTCCTGGTGGTGACGCCGGGGCCGAGGTTCCGGCTGCTGGAGCCCGTCGCGCAGTACGCCGCCACCAGGCTCTCCCCGTCCGCCGAGAGGACCGCGCGGGACGCGCACCTGAGGTTCTTCGGGGCGCTCGCCTCGGCGCGCGAGCCGTCCCTGCGCGGCGAGGGCACCGTCGAGACGCTCGCGGAGATCGAGCTCGAGCACGCCAACCTGGTCGCCGCCGTCGAGTGGTCGCTCGCCTCCGGCCAGGCCGACCTCGGCGGCTGGCTGGGCTGGCACCTGTGGCTCTTCTGGTGGATCCGCGGCGCCCTGCGCGAGGGACGCCGACTGATGCAGGCCGTGCTCGCGCACGACGTGCCGGATCCGGTGCGGGTACGCGCCGGGGCGGTCGTCGGCGCGCTCGCGTTCGCGCAGGGCGACCACGCCGACGCGGAGGCGATCTGGACCCGGAGCGCCGACCTCGCCCGTCGTACCGGCGACCTCGAGGGCCTCCCCTACGCCCACGGCGGGATCGGCCTGGTGGCGCTCGCCCGCGACGACGCCGACCTCGCCGCCACCGTCATCGGCGAGACGATCACGCTGTGCGAGGACGCCGGACTGGCCGGCGAGTGGCTATGGACCCTCTCGCACGTGTGGCTCGGCACCGTCGAGCTGCTCCGCGGCGACGCCGAGGGCGCCGGCCAGCTCGTCGACCAGGCGGTCGCCGCCGCCCGCCGCCGGCACGACCCGCTGGCCGTCTACATCGGGCTGTTCACCGCGATTCAGGTCTCCATGGCCCAGGGTGAGCCGGACCGCGCCCGACGCCAGATCGCCGAGGGCGTCCTCCTCAGCCACGCCACCGGCGACCACGCCAACCTCGCCTACCTGCTCGACGCGCTCGCCGTCGTCGAGTCGCTCTCCGGCACCGAGGACGCGCTCGCCCGGGTCGGCGTCCTCCGCGGCGCCGCCGCCCAGCTCCGCGCCGGCACCGGCGGCAACGTGTACGGCTACTACCGCCCCGACGAGACCCTGATCCAGCAGGCGGGCGAGGTCGCCCGCGCGGCGCGCGGCGCCGCGACGTACGACGCCGACGTGGCCGCCGGCTGGGCGCTCGACGTCGACCAGATGGTGGCGCTGGCGACGGGCTAG
- a CDS encoding DmpA family aminopeptidase, which produces MPTDRPRARDLLALPGTPGPHNAITDVPGVTVGLETLISGTSVRTGVTAILPRGRDGVGEPCAAASYSLNGNGELTGTTWIEESGALTMPVLISNTHAVGACHTGTVEWVQEVHPRLAAQWLLPVCGETWDGYLNDINGGHVRPEHARAALDAATAGPVPEGSVGGGTGMNCYAFKGGTGTASREVAFAGTTYTVGVLVQANFGDRRELVVAGSPIGRALSDDNPMEDPGWFVRDLGLAAPAVAGSLPGGVGSVIVVVATDAPLLPHQCKALARRVPLGLARTGTAGGHFSGDIFLAFSTAPAPGLRSQMYPPPTELAEQRVLPWGAIDPFYTAVVEAVEESVLNALVVNEEMVGRDGHRTPALPHAVLADLPAAVAPRN; this is translated from the coding sequence GTGCCCACTGACCGGCCCCGCGCCCGCGACCTGCTCGCCCTCCCCGGCACGCCCGGTCCGCACAACGCGATCACCGACGTCCCCGGTGTCACCGTCGGCCTCGAGACGCTCATCAGCGGGACCTCCGTCCGCACCGGCGTCACCGCGATCCTGCCGCGCGGGCGCGACGGCGTCGGCGAGCCGTGCGCCGCGGCGTCGTACTCCCTCAACGGCAACGGAGAGCTGACCGGGACCACGTGGATCGAGGAGTCCGGCGCCCTCACCATGCCGGTGCTGATCTCCAACACCCATGCGGTCGGCGCCTGTCACACCGGCACCGTCGAGTGGGTCCAGGAGGTGCACCCGCGGCTGGCGGCCCAGTGGCTGCTGCCGGTGTGCGGCGAGACCTGGGACGGCTACCTCAACGACATCAACGGCGGCCACGTCCGCCCCGAGCACGCCCGCGCCGCGCTCGACGCCGCGACCGCCGGACCGGTGCCCGAGGGCTCGGTCGGCGGCGGCACCGGCATGAACTGCTACGCCTTCAAGGGCGGCACGGGCACGGCGTCGCGGGAGGTGGCGTTCGCCGGCACGACGTACACCGTGGGCGTCCTGGTCCAGGCCAACTTCGGCGACCGCCGCGAGCTCGTCGTCGCCGGTTCGCCGATCGGCCGGGCCCTGAGCGACGACAACCCGATGGAGGACCCGGGCTGGTTCGTCCGCGACCTCGGCCTCGCGGCGCCCGCCGTCGCCGGGAGCCTGCCCGGCGGCGTCGGCTCGGTGATCGTCGTGGTCGCCACCGACGCACCGCTGCTCCCCCACCAGTGCAAGGCGCTGGCCCGGCGGGTCCCGCTCGGCCTGGCCCGCACCGGCACCGCCGGCGGGCACTTCTCCGGCGACATCTTCCTGGCCTTCTCGACCGCGCCGGCGCCCGGGCTGCGCAGCCAGATGTACCCGCCGCCGACCGAGCTGGCCGAGCAGCGGGTGCTGCCCTGGGGGGCGATCGACCCGTTCTACACGGCGGTGGTCGAGGCCGTCGAGGAGTCGGTCCTCAACGCGCTGGTGGTCAACGAGGAGATGGTCGGGCGCGACGGGCACCGCACGCCCGCGCTCCCCCACGCCGTCCTCGCCGACCTGCCGGCAGCCGTCGCCCCGCGAAACTGA
- a CDS encoding TetR/AcrR family transcriptional regulator — protein MARFKDQEQRRDQIVAAALQVLREVGAAGLRIRDVAARAGVSTGTVHYYFDDVQGLLNEVHARARKRFYDDRLSLVTQYPDARDKLVATIRGGLPSSPDDDLVGALYQLDGHLRLREDNAELFAALYDTQVAIYVGILEVGVAQGHFTLTSEATDIAQNLVALEDAYGEHIVIGIRSLDYERTVSLICGYARLATGCADITPEREVSRAH, from the coding sequence GTGGCACGGTTCAAGGACCAGGAGCAGCGGCGCGACCAGATCGTCGCCGCGGCCCTCCAGGTGCTCCGCGAGGTCGGGGCCGCGGGCCTGCGGATCCGCGACGTCGCGGCGCGCGCGGGCGTCTCGACCGGCACCGTGCACTACTACTTCGACGACGTCCAGGGCCTGCTCAACGAGGTCCACGCCCGGGCCCGCAAGCGGTTCTACGACGACCGGCTCTCGCTGGTCACGCAGTACCCCGACGCCCGCGACAAGCTGGTCGCCACCATCCGTGGCGGCCTGCCGTCCTCCCCCGACGACGACCTGGTCGGTGCGCTCTACCAGCTCGACGGCCACCTCCGGCTGCGCGAGGACAACGCCGAGCTGTTCGCCGCGCTCTACGACACCCAGGTCGCGATCTACGTCGGCATCCTCGAGGTCGGGGTCGCCCAGGGCCACTTCACCCTCACCTCCGAGGCCACCGACATCGCGCAGAACCTGGTCGCGCTCGAGGACGCGTACGGCGAGCACATCGTCATCGGTATCCGCTCCCTCGACTACGAGCGGACCGTGTCCCTGATCTGCGGGTACGCCCGCCTCGCCACCGGCTGCGCCGACATCACCCCCGAACGAGAGGTCTCCCGTGCCCACTGA
- a CDS encoding HNH endonuclease signature motif containing protein: MFDDDGVATGAACLTPGCSHDGRDPRDAGARLWDALVDACDRLTATDELPRDHGTKPRVVVLIDQESLKQKVIDAGLARNGHTPTGARFSATAVRRMACDAEIIPGVLGAQGQVLDVGRAQRLVTAAIWIALVIRDRHCAFPGCTRMPLACDAHHVVHWADGGATSLDNLVMLCRHHHVLIHQTPWVVHIDHDTGQPVWTPPPRNTLDNLRKAGAAYAPARPRAA; the protein is encoded by the coding sequence ATGTTCGACGACGACGGGGTCGCGACCGGTGCCGCCTGTCTGACGCCGGGTTGCAGTCACGACGGGCGTGACCCCCGCGATGCGGGTGCCCGACTGTGGGACGCCCTCGTCGACGCGTGTGACCGGCTCACCGCGACCGACGAGCTGCCCCGTGACCACGGCACCAAGCCACGCGTGGTCGTGCTGATCGACCAGGAATCGCTCAAGCAGAAGGTCATCGACGCCGGCCTGGCCCGCAACGGGCACACCCCGACCGGCGCCCGGTTCTCCGCGACCGCCGTGCGCCGGATGGCCTGTGATGCCGAGATCATCCCCGGCGTCCTGGGGGCCCAGGGCCAGGTCCTCGATGTGGGCCGTGCCCAACGACTCGTCACCGCCGCGATCTGGATCGCCCTGGTCATCCGCGACCGGCACTGCGCGTTCCCCGGCTGCACCCGCATGCCCCTGGCCTGCGATGCCCACCACGTCGTCCACTGGGCCGACGGCGGCGCGACCAGCCTCGACAACCTCGTCATGCTGTGTCGCCACCACCACGTCCTGATCCACCAGACCCCCTGGGTCGTCCACATCGACCACGACACCGGTCAACCCGTCTGGACCCCACCCCCACGCAACACCCTCGACAACCTCCGCAAGGCCGGGGCCGCCTACGCACCAGCACGACCACGCGCCGCCTGA
- a CDS encoding DUF222 domain-containing protein: MTSLGALDTATAVAQRAADLAGADWEVLDGPETVAGVEAIAASRSFLDAALLRGVARLEATDAVQDLGWASVKDYLTHVTGGHKGAGGGLVRAVEQLRDLPEVQAALETGRVTLPQARAIASKVHTLPRVSEFRTAVAGAMLGLVDTRGHDATDLQNAFGDVVRELDPDAALVNADKEKAKAERGAHNARHLSFAEDGHGGVRLKGYGTLEDAERIKATLHPSPPRPPPNPAPVAASPVDPASPCSTTTGSRPVPPV; this comes from the coding sequence ATGACTTCTCTCGGGGCGCTCGACACGGCAACCGCCGTGGCGCAGCGTGCCGCGGATCTGGCCGGTGCCGACTGGGAGGTCCTCGACGGCCCCGAGACGGTGGCTGGCGTGGAGGCGATCGCCGCGTCCCGGTCGTTCCTCGACGCCGCCCTGTTGCGTGGGGTCGCTCGACTCGAAGCCACGGATGCGGTGCAAGACCTGGGTTGGGCCTCGGTCAAGGACTACCTGACCCATGTCACGGGCGGGCACAAGGGGGCCGGGGGTGGGCTGGTCCGCGCGGTCGAGCAGCTGCGCGACCTGCCCGAGGTCCAGGCCGCCCTCGAGACCGGGCGGGTCACCCTGCCCCAGGCGCGGGCGATCGCCTCGAAGGTGCACACGTTGCCCCGGGTGTCGGAGTTCCGGACCGCGGTGGCCGGGGCGATGCTCGGGCTGGTCGACACCCGTGGTCATGACGCCACTGATCTGCAGAACGCTTTCGGTGACGTGGTCCGTGAGCTCGACCCGGACGCAGCACTGGTGAACGCGGACAAGGAGAAGGCCAAGGCCGAGCGCGGTGCCCACAACGCCCGGCACCTCTCCTTCGCCGAGGACGGCCACGGCGGCGTCCGCCTCAAGGGCTACGGCACCCTCGAGGACGCCGAGAGGATCAAGGCCACCCTCCACCCCTCTCCGCCCCGGCCACCACCGAACCCGGCGCCTGTGGCGGCGTCACCCGTCGACCCGGCCAGCCCATGTTCGACGACGACGGGGTCGCGACCGGTGCCGCCTGTCTGA